A genomic stretch from Candidatus Zymogenus saltonus includes:
- a CDS encoding integration host factor subunit alpha, producing the protein MTKADLINSIYKELDLSKKESAAIINEIFEIIKETLERGEKVKISGFGNFIVKQKEPRKGRNPQTGDELEITARKIVTFKPSQVLKAVLNQ; encoded by the coding sequence ATGACGAAAGCTGATTTGATAAACAGTATTTATAAGGAGCTCGACCTGTCGAAGAAGGAATCTGCCGCAATAATAAATGAAATATTTGAGATAATCAAGGAGACGCTGGAGAGGGGGGAAAAGGTCAAGATATCCGGCTTCGGAAATTTTATAGTAAAGCAAAAAGAGCCGAGAAAGGGGAGGAATCCCCAAACCGGCGACGAGCTCGAGATAACCGCCAGAAAAATAGTGACGTTTAAACCGAGTCAGGTCCTTAAGGCCGTGTTGAATCAATAA
- a CDS encoding phenylalanine--tRNA ligase subunit beta — MLATINWLRDFVDIDMDVEKLADLLTMSGLEVDSVTKIGDDLKGIVVAEIMDVSTHPKGGNLYVAKVSNGAETFQVVSAAPNTKVGLKTALAPPGVVLPTGLKIEKRDFKGVESTGVLLAEDEMGLTHDHTGLIELDPKAAPGKSLAETLNLSDYLIDIDLTPNRSDCLSVIGLAREISALTGAPLRLPKTDVKEEGPDINELTSIEVIDKDLCPRYVARVVQDIKIRMVPFWMRLRINQLGMRDINNIVDITNYILMEYGQPLHAFDYDLLSGNRIVVKRAKEGEKFFTLDAVERTLNKDVLMIADAERSVAIGGVMGGANSEIQEDTANVLLESAFFHPPSIHKTARELGLLTDAAFRFERGIDPEGCKTAADRAAALMAEYADGTVAKGYIDVKGDVPKRPTLKIRTSMTNKVIGFKADTKEIRKYLESLFIKVEDESKDELLVTPPSYRLDLEREIDLIEEVARLKGYDNIPETLPNISMDFSKTSEIKTLIDLVSDAVLSEGFNEIITYSFIGSVSFDKMRLSPKDPMRKATPLKNPLSEEMDVMRTTLVPGILQTAETNINYLSYDLRLFEIARVFMPRNSKGGKGEGEGGDNGLPDERFHLSLLISGKRRPKQWGADAPEVDFFDLKGVWEKITDEIGFVSIEYEMNKDVEYLDKTQSCVIRGGGETIGVMGRIDPDVMDNFNISRDTYILEADLNKLIKLDTKVKTFSQVLRYPPVMRDIAIVIADDVNSDRIVKTVEGAAGELVKEVTIFDLYQGEQIERGSKSIALTVKYQSDNRTLTDDEVNKKHGEVLDILKKKLGAQIR, encoded by the coding sequence ATGCTGGCAACGATAAACTGGCTCAGGGACTTCGTGGACATCGATATGGACGTGGAGAAGCTTGCGGATCTTCTCACCATGTCGGGGCTCGAGGTGGACAGCGTCACGAAGATCGGGGACGACCTCAAAGGGATCGTAGTGGCGGAGATAATGGATGTTTCCACCCATCCTAAGGGGGGAAACCTTTATGTGGCAAAGGTGTCGAACGGGGCGGAGACCTTTCAGGTGGTGTCGGCCGCCCCGAACACGAAGGTAGGGCTGAAGACCGCCCTTGCCCCTCCGGGCGTTGTGCTCCCAACGGGATTGAAGATTGAAAAGAGAGATTTCAAGGGGGTAGAGTCCACCGGCGTCCTCCTCGCGGAAGACGAGATGGGGCTCACCCACGACCATACCGGATTGATCGAGCTCGACCCCAAGGCCGCCCCCGGAAAAAGCTTGGCGGAGACCCTGAATCTCTCGGATTACCTTATCGACATCGACCTCACACCTAACAGGTCGGACTGCCTTAGCGTGATCGGCCTCGCAAGGGAGATCTCCGCCCTGACGGGCGCCCCCCTGAGGCTACCCAAGACGGACGTAAAGGAGGAGGGGCCTGATATAAACGAGCTTACCTCAATCGAGGTAATCGATAAAGACCTCTGCCCGAGATACGTCGCCCGTGTGGTTCAGGACATCAAGATAAGGATGGTCCCCTTCTGGATGCGCCTAAGGATCAACCAGCTCGGGATGAGGGACATAAACAACATCGTCGACATCACGAACTACATCCTGATGGAGTACGGCCAGCCCCTACACGCCTTCGACTACGACCTCCTCTCCGGAAACAGGATTGTGGTGAAGCGGGCGAAAGAGGGCGAGAAGTTCTTCACCCTCGATGCGGTGGAGCGCACCCTCAACAAGGACGTCCTGATGATCGCCGACGCCGAGAGGTCCGTGGCCATCGGAGGGGTGATGGGGGGCGCGAATTCCGAGATACAGGAGGACACGGCAAACGTACTCCTCGAGAGCGCCTTTTTCCACCCGCCGTCTATACATAAGACGGCAAGGGAGTTGGGTCTCCTTACCGATGCGGCCTTCAGGTTCGAACGGGGCATAGACCCCGAGGGGTGCAAGACCGCGGCGGACAGAGCCGCGGCGCTCATGGCCGAATATGCCGACGGCACGGTCGCAAAGGGATATATCGATGTTAAGGGTGATGTCCCGAAAAGGCCGACCCTTAAAATAAGGACATCGATGACCAACAAGGTAATCGGGTTTAAAGCCGACACAAAGGAGATAAGAAAATACCTCGAGAGCCTCTTCATAAAAGTAGAGGACGAGAGTAAGGACGAGCTCCTGGTCACACCGCCCTCCTACCGCCTCGACCTCGAAAGGGAGATAGACCTCATCGAGGAGGTGGCCAGGCTCAAGGGATACGACAATATCCCTGAGACCCTGCCGAATATCAGCATGGATTTCTCGAAGACCTCCGAGATAAAAACGCTGATCGACCTGGTTTCGGATGCCGTCCTCTCCGAGGGATTCAACGAGATCATAACCTACAGCTTTATCGGGAGCGTATCTTTCGATAAGATGAGGCTTTCTCCCAAAGACCCGATGAGGAAGGCGACCCCCCTTAAAAATCCCCTCAGCGAGGAGATGGACGTTATGCGCACCACCCTCGTCCCGGGGATCCTCCAGACCGCCGAGACAAATATAAACTACCTGTCGTACGACCTGAGGCTCTTCGAGATCGCCAGGGTGTTTATGCCGAGAAATTCCAAAGGGGGTAAAGGGGAGGGCGAGGGTGGGGACAACGGGCTTCCGGACGAGCGCTTTCACCTATCCCTTTTGATCTCCGGAAAGCGCCGGCCGAAGCAGTGGGGGGCCGATGCCCCCGAGGTGGATTTCTTCGACCTCAAGGGCGTGTGGGAGAAGATCACAGACGAGATCGGTTTTGTCTCAATTGAATACGAAATGAACAAGGACGTGGAATATCTTGACAAGACCCAATCTTGTGTTATTAGGGGCGGAGGTGAAACTATAGGAGTAATGGGCAGAATCGACCCGGATGTTATGGATAATTTCAATATTTCCAGAGACACCTATATCCTCGAAGCGGATTTGAACAAGCTCATAAAACTGGATACAAAGGTAAAGACCTTTTCGCAAGTACTCCGTTATCCCCCGGTCATGAGGGATATCGCCATCGTAATAGCCGATGACGTCAACTCCGATCGAATCGTCAAGACCGTAGAGGGGGCCGCCGGGGAGTTGGTGAAGGAGGTCACGATATTCGATCTATACCAGGGAGAGCAGATCGAGAGGGGCAGCAAAAGCATCGCCCTGACGGTGAAGTATCAGTCGGACAACAGGACTCTTACGGACGATGAAGTCAATAAAAAGCATGGCGAGGTTTTGGATATCTTAAAGAAAAAGCTTGGCGCACAAATAAGATAA
- the pheS gene encoding phenylalanine--tRNA ligase subunit alpha, with protein MLERLEALKTKALSEIKGTENLNDVESIRVKYIGRKGELTSILRDMKDVPDEERPKVGKIANEIKEALINAVDERFEFHKEGGLEKGKKPIDFTLPGRRSFMGKKHPITLVYDQIVEIFLGMGFELAEGPEVELDYYNFEALNMPRHHPARDMQDTFYIDDERLLRTHTSPVQIRVMESQPPPVKIIAPGKVYRPDYDVSHSPMFHQVEGLMVGDDISMGDLKGVLTLFVHRMYGEHVDLRFRPSFFPFTEPSAEVDIMCVICKGKGCRVCSGTGWLEILGSGMVDPNVFKMVGYDPEEVTGFAFGMGIERIAMLKYGIDDIRLFFENDIRFLKQF; from the coding sequence ATGCTTGAGAGACTCGAAGCGCTGAAGACGAAAGCCCTTTCGGAGATCAAGGGGACCGAAAACCTGAACGACGTGGAGTCGATCCGTGTCAAATACATAGGCAGGAAGGGCGAGCTCACGTCGATCCTGCGCGACATGAAGGACGTCCCGGATGAAGAGCGCCCAAAGGTCGGCAAGATTGCAAACGAGATAAAGGAAGCCCTTATAAATGCGGTGGACGAGAGGTTCGAGTTCCACAAAGAAGGCGGACTCGAAAAGGGGAAGAAACCCATAGATTTTACGCTCCCGGGCAGGCGGAGCTTCATGGGGAAGAAACACCCGATAACCCTCGTATACGATCAGATAGTCGAGATATTCCTGGGGATGGGCTTCGAGCTCGCCGAGGGCCCGGAGGTGGAGCTCGACTATTATAACTTCGAGGCGCTCAATATGCCCAGGCACCACCCGGCCCGGGATATGCAGGACACGTTTTACATCGACGATGAAAGGCTTCTGAGAACCCACACCTCCCCCGTCCAGATAAGGGTGATGGAGAGCCAGCCCCCGCCGGTGAAAATAATCGCTCCGGGGAAGGTCTACCGGCCCGACTACGACGTCTCCCATTCGCCGATGTTCCACCAGGTCGAGGGGTTGATGGTCGGGGACGACATAAGCATGGGAGACCTCAAGGGGGTCCTCACGCTATTCGTCCACAGGATGTACGGCGAGCATGTCGACCTGAGGTTCAGGCCGAGCTTCTTCCCATTTACCGAGCCGTCCGCCGAGGTCGACATAATGTGCGTTATCTGTAAGGGGAAAGGGTGCAGGGTCTGCTCGGGGACCGGATGGCTCGAGATCCTCGGCTCCGGGATGGTCGACCCGAACGTCTTCAAGATGGTCGGGTACGACCCGGAAGAGGTGACCGGCTTCGCCTTCGGGATGGGGATCGAGAGGATCGCCATGCTGAAGTACGGGATAGACGATATCAGGCTCTTTTTTGAAAACGACATCAGATTTTTGAAACAGTTTTAG
- the rplT gene encoding 50S ribosomal protein L20: protein MSRVTRGPESRKRRKKILKAAKGFVGGRKRGYRAAKETWQRALSYSYRDRRTRKRDMRRLWIVRINAAARLHDMSYSVFMNGLNKSGVEVDRKVLADIAVHDPNGFSKLVDLAKKSVGKNA from the coding sequence ATGTCCAGGGTTACGAGGGGTCCGGAATCAAGAAAGAGAAGAAAAAAGATACTTAAGGCCGCCAAGGGATTTGTGGGTGGACGCAAAAGGGGTTATAGGGCAGCAAAGGAAACCTGGCAGAGGGCGCTGAGCTACTCCTACAGAGACAGGAGGACGAGAAAGAGGGATATGAGAAGGCTTTGGATCGTCAGGATCAACGCCGCCGCCAGACTGCACGATATGTCCTACAGCGTCTTCATGAACGGCCTTAACAAGTCCGGTGTGGAGGTAGACAGGAAGGTCCTGGCGGATATCGCGGTTCACGACCCTAATGGATTCTCGAAGCTTGTTGATTTGGCCAAAAAGAGTGTAGGGAAGAATGCTTGA
- the rpmI gene encoding 50S ribosomal protein L35, whose protein sequence is MPKQKTNRGAAKRFKITAGGKIRRNKANANHILTKKSRKRKRNLRSGGQVDRTNEREVRRLLPYIGK, encoded by the coding sequence ATGCCGAAACAAAAGACAAACAGGGGAGCGGCAAAGAGATTTAAGATTACGGCCGGCGGTAAGATCAGGAGAAACAAGGCAAATGCAAATCACATCTTGACCAAGAAAAGCCGGAAGAGGAAAAGGAACTTGAGGTCCGGGGGGCAGGTAGACAGGACAAACGAAAGGGAAGTCAGGAGGCTCCTCCCGTACATCGGCAAGTAA
- the infC gene encoding translation initiation factor IF-3 translates to MIRADKVRLIDPEGNQLGVIGFKEALMKAEDLGLDLVEVAPNANPPVCRILDFGKFKYQQSKKAHDAKKKQSTVQVKEVKLRPKTEDHDIEYKLKHMRKFLEQGNKVKVSMIFRGREITHTEIGMEILNKVADEIKDDALVEQEPKLEGRNMSMILTPQKSAKEGKKAKEEAEQGADSQE, encoded by the coding sequence ATGATCCGAGCCGATAAGGTCCGCTTGATCGACCCGGAAGGCAATCAGCTCGGAGTGATAGGTTTTAAAGAGGCGCTGATGAAGGCCGAGGACCTCGGACTCGACCTCGTGGAGGTGGCCCCTAACGCCAATCCTCCTGTGTGTCGTATCTTGGACTTCGGCAAATTCAAATATCAGCAGAGTAAAAAGGCCCACGATGCAAAAAAGAAGCAGTCTACTGTCCAAGTCAAAGAGGTGAAGCTGCGTCCCAAGACCGAAGATCACGACATCGAGTACAAGCTCAAGCACATGAGGAAGTTCTTGGAGCAGGGAAATAAGGTAAAGGTCTCCATGATCTTCAGGGGCAGGGAAATCACCCACACGGAAATCGGGATGGAGATCCTTAATAAGGTTGCCGATGAGATAAAAGACGACGCTCTTGTTGAACAGGAGCCGAAGCTCGAGGGAAGAAATATGAGCATGATCCTGACGCCTCAAAAATCGGCCAAGGAAGGGAAAAAGGCAAAAGAAGAAGCAGAGCAGGGCGCGGATAGCCAAGAGTAA
- the thrS gene encoding threonine--tRNA ligase produces the protein MITVNAKGHEFPEPTEGMTVSELVPKELKGKVIAGKINGELVDLDRPVPANCEVDFITIDDPEGLEIIRHSTSHIMAEAVRELFPGVKVTIGPAIKDGFYYDFDTEKPFTPEDLVAIEKKMKEIIKKELPFTREIMPVGDAIKLFKGMGENYKVELLEDIESKEVSLYTQGNFTDLCRGPHIPSTRFVKAFSLTSVAGAYWRGDENKKMLQRIYGTAFPDKDSLKNYLNMIEEAKKRDHRKIGRDLDLFQFNDEAGAGLAIYHPKGTVMRIIIEDFLRKEHLKRGYDIVMGPMILKQELWEKSGHYDNYRENMYFTEVEGQKYGIKPMNCLAHMLIYKSRLRSYRDLPIRYFELGTVHRHEKSGVLHGLLRVRAFTQDDAHLICTPDQLIDEIVGVMDFVMYVMDIFGFPYKMEISTRPEKSIGSDEDWELATRALENALKGQGKEYEINEGDGAFYGPKIDFILKDAIGREWQCATIQCDFTLPERFDLTYIDSNGEKKRPVMLHRVILGSVDRFLGILIEHYAGAFPVGLAPVQAVVMNITDDHLDYSKKVVEKLKGAGIRVESDFRNEKLGLKIREAELKKIPYTLIIGDREKEEEKVTPRKLGGKNLDAMNTEDFINLIRSENSAFWRD, from the coding sequence ATGATTACGGTAAACGCAAAAGGACACGAATTTCCCGAGCCGACCGAAGGGATGACTGTATCGGAGCTTGTGCCCAAGGAGCTGAAGGGAAAAGTTATTGCCGGTAAAATAAACGGCGAGCTCGTCGACCTCGATCGACCGGTGCCGGCTAATTGCGAGGTGGATTTCATCACAATAGACGATCCCGAGGGCCTCGAAATCATCAGGCACAGCACATCCCACATCATGGCGGAGGCGGTAAGAGAGCTCTTCCCCGGAGTCAAGGTGACGATAGGTCCCGCAATAAAGGACGGCTTCTACTACGATTTCGACACGGAAAAGCCCTTTACCCCCGAGGATCTCGTGGCCATCGAAAAAAAGATGAAGGAGATCATAAAGAAGGAGCTCCCTTTTACAAGAGAGATCATGCCCGTCGGCGACGCCATCAAACTGTTTAAAGGGATGGGGGAAAATTACAAGGTAGAGCTTCTCGAGGATATAGAAAGTAAAGAAGTGTCGCTGTATACCCAGGGGAACTTCACCGACCTTTGCCGGGGGCCGCATATACCCTCCACGAGATTCGTGAAGGCCTTCAGCCTGACCTCCGTTGCCGGTGCGTACTGGCGCGGCGACGAAAACAAAAAGATGCTCCAGAGGATCTACGGAACCGCATTTCCGGATAAAGATTCTCTCAAAAACTACCTCAACATGATCGAGGAGGCGAAAAAGAGGGATCACAGAAAGATAGGCAGAGACCTCGATCTGTTCCAGTTCAACGACGAGGCGGGCGCCGGACTCGCCATATATCACCCGAAGGGAACCGTGATGAGAATCATCATAGAGGACTTCTTGAGAAAGGAGCATCTCAAGCGCGGGTACGATATAGTAATGGGACCCATGATCTTGAAGCAGGAATTATGGGAGAAGTCGGGACATTACGACAACTATCGGGAGAATATGTATTTCACCGAGGTCGAGGGACAGAAATACGGGATCAAGCCGATGAACTGCCTCGCTCACATGCTCATCTATAAATCGAGGCTGAGGAGCTACAGGGACCTCCCGATAAGGTACTTCGAGCTGGGCACCGTCCACAGACACGAGAAATCGGGTGTGCTCCACGGCCTACTCAGGGTCAGGGCATTCACCCAGGACGACGCCCACCTCATATGTACGCCAGATCAGTTGATAGACGAGATCGTGGGGGTCATGGATTTCGTCATGTACGTGATGGACATCTTCGGATTCCCCTATAAGATGGAGATCTCCACAAGGCCGGAAAAGTCGATCGGCTCCGATGAGGACTGGGAGCTTGCCACAAGGGCCCTCGAAAACGCTCTTAAAGGACAGGGCAAGGAGTATGAGATAAACGAGGGGGACGGCGCGTTCTACGGCCCTAAGATAGACTTCATCCTGAAGGATGCCATAGGAAGGGAGTGGCAGTGCGCCACAATCCAGTGCGATTTCACCCTCCCCGAAAGGTTCGATCTAACATACATCGATTCAAACGGTGAAAAAAAGCGCCCCGTAATGCTTCATCGTGTAATCCTCGGATCGGTGGACAGGTTTCTGGGGATATTGATCGAACACTACGCCGGCGCGTTCCCGGTGGGCCTGGCGCCCGTTCAGGCCGTCGTTATGAACATCACTGACGATCACCTCGATTACTCGAAAAAAGTGGTTGAAAAACTCAAGGGTGCGGGTATTAGGGTGGAATCCGATTTCAGAAACGAAAAGCTGGGCCTTAAAATAAGGGAGGCCGAGCTTAAAAAAATTCCATACACCTTGATCATTGGCGATAGAGAGAAAGAAGAAGAAAAAGTGACTCCAAGGAAGCTCGGCGGGAAAAACCTTGATGCAATGAATACCGAGGATTTTATTAACCTTATTAGGAGCGAAAACTCCGCATTTTGGAGGGATTAA
- the hfq gene encoding RNA chaperone Hfq encodes MVKNSINVQDQFLNQVRRERETVIIELLGGIQLEGIVKSFDNFSILFDSDRTYLIYKHAVSTISIVTP; translated from the coding sequence ATGGTGAAAAACAGCATTAACGTTCAGGATCAATTCCTAAATCAGGTAAGGAGGGAAAGGGAGACCGTGATAATAGAGCTTCTGGGGGGCATTCAACTCGAAGGTATAGTAAAAAGCTTCGATAATTTTTCTATCCTCTTCGACTCGGACCGGACATACCTAATATATAAACATGCCGTTTCCACAATTTCCATTGTAACGCCATGA